A portion of the Micromonospora tarapacensis genome contains these proteins:
- a CDS encoding serine/threonine-protein kinase, translated as MLSPGVQLGNRYRLDERIASGGMGDVWRGTDQVLGRTVAVKSLLPALLDEPGFAERFRGEARTMATINHPGVVDVYDFGNDQQIAFLVMEYVEGDALSATLSRVGRLTPARTMALVAQAAEALHAAHVKGIVHRDVKPGNLLVRPNGTLVLTDFGIARSDLVGQLTAAGSVLGTASYISPEQATGQVASPASDVYALGVVAYQCLAGRRPFEGDNPLDIAMRHVREAPRPLPSDIPPQVRALVERALAKDPKDRWPSAAALAGVARQLKTALSRQARAAGPAAPISAAPASPAPGRAQVPAPQPPRPPVAPHSPAVPYSPAAGHRPPVTHQQSRPPVAQPPRPTTVAPAARPAAGYPRGAVNGPPGYAPQPGQSRPVPRRSRSGMAFLAILLGALVLLCSGVISYQLRNNTGAGAPGGPSVRAVTSDALRHDGRDDPAGTAYRRLDRPRPGGDATTTSEGRQTR; from the coding sequence ATGCTCAGTCCCGGGGTGCAGCTCGGCAACCGCTACCGCCTCGACGAGCGGATCGCCAGCGGCGGCATGGGTGACGTCTGGCGCGGCACCGACCAGGTGCTCGGGCGTACGGTGGCGGTCAAGAGCCTGCTGCCGGCGTTGCTGGACGAGCCGGGGTTCGCCGAGCGGTTCCGGGGCGAGGCCCGCACCATGGCGACGATCAACCATCCGGGCGTGGTCGACGTCTACGACTTCGGCAACGACCAGCAGATCGCCTTCCTGGTGATGGAGTACGTCGAGGGCGACGCGCTGTCGGCCACGCTGAGCCGGGTCGGCCGGCTCACCCCGGCACGGACGATGGCGTTGGTGGCGCAGGCCGCCGAGGCACTGCACGCCGCCCACGTGAAGGGCATCGTGCACCGGGACGTGAAGCCCGGCAACCTGCTGGTGCGACCCAACGGCACGCTGGTGCTCACCGACTTCGGCATCGCCCGTTCCGACCTCGTTGGCCAGCTCACCGCGGCCGGCTCGGTGCTCGGCACCGCGTCGTACATCTCGCCCGAGCAGGCCACCGGCCAGGTTGCCTCGCCCGCCTCCGACGTCTACGCCCTCGGTGTGGTCGCGTACCAGTGCCTCGCCGGGCGGCGGCCCTTCGAGGGCGACAACCCCCTCGACATCGCGATGCGGCACGTCCGGGAGGCCCCCAGGCCGCTGCCGTCCGACATCCCGCCCCAGGTCCGCGCGCTGGTGGAGCGGGCGTTGGCCAAGGATCCGAAGGACCGCTGGCCGAGTGCCGCGGCGCTGGCCGGGGTGGCGCGACAGTTGAAGACGGCGCTGTCCCGGCAGGCGCGGGCCGCCGGCCCGGCCGCCCCGATCTCGGCGGCGCCCGCCTCGCCGGCGCCGGGCCGCGCGCAGGTGCCGGCGCCGCAGCCGCCGCGCCCACCGGTGGCGCCACACTCCCCGGCCGTGCCGTACTCCCCGGCGGCGGGGCATCGGCCGCCGGTGACCCACCAGCAGAGCCGCCCGCCGGTGGCGCAGCCGCCGCGACCGACCACGGTCGCGCCGGCCGCCCGACCGGCGGCGGGCTATCCGCGCGGGGCGGTCAACGGGCCACCGGGATACGCCCCGCAGCCCGGCCAGTCACGGCCGGTGCCTCGACGGTCACGTTCCGGAATGGCGTTCCTGGCGATCCTGCTGGGCGCACTGGTCCTTCTCTGTTCCGGCGTGATTTCCTACCAACTGCGGAACAACACCGGCGCCGGTGCGCCGGGCGGTCCTTCCGTGCGAGCGGTGACGTCCGACGCGCTGCGGCACGACGGACGAGACGATCCAGCCGGTACGGCGTACCGTCGACTGGATCGGCCCCGACCGGGCGGCGACGCGACGACGACGAGCGAAGGACGACAAACGCGATGA
- a CDS encoding aminodeoxychorismate/anthranilate synthase component II has translation MRVLVIDNYDSFVFNLVQYLGQLGVECEVRRNDEIDVAEVGRVGVAGILLSPGPGTPDRAGSCLDVIHAYAGKLPIFGVCLGHQAIGEAFGATVTRAPELLHGKTSEVRHDNTGVLAGLPDPFTATRYHSLAVLRETLPTELRVTGWTASGIVMAMRHRTLPIEGVQFHPESVLTEGGHLMLANWLAAAGHPEALERAPELAAEVDARRRAAFATT, from the coding sequence ATGCGCGTCCTGGTGATCGACAACTACGACTCGTTCGTCTTCAACCTGGTGCAGTACCTCGGCCAGCTCGGCGTCGAGTGCGAGGTACGACGCAACGACGAGATCGACGTGGCCGAGGTGGGCCGGGTCGGTGTGGCCGGCATCCTGCTCTCACCGGGGCCGGGCACGCCCGACCGGGCCGGCAGCTGCCTCGACGTCATCCATGCGTATGCCGGGAAACTGCCGATCTTCGGGGTGTGCCTGGGTCACCAGGCCATCGGCGAGGCGTTCGGGGCCACCGTCACCCGCGCCCCCGAGCTGCTGCACGGCAAGACCTCGGAGGTCCGGCACGACAACACGGGCGTCCTCGCCGGCCTGCCCGACCCGTTCACGGCGACCCGATACCACTCCCTCGCGGTGCTGCGCGAGACACTGCCGACCGAGCTGAGGGTGACCGGCTGGACGGCCTCCGGGATCGTGATGGCGATGCGCCACCGCACCCTGCCGATCGAGGGCGTCCAGTTCCACCCGGAGTCGGTGCTCACCGAGGGCGGTCACCTGATGCTGGCCAACTGGCTCGCCGCCGCTGGTCACCCCGAGGCGTTGGAGCGCGCACCGGAGCTGGCCGCCGAGGTCGACGCCCGCCGCCGCGCCGCCTTCGCCACCACCTGA
- a CDS encoding peptidoglycan D,D-transpeptidase FtsI family protein, with amino-acid sequence MNAPLRRVGIVVIVLFGLLFANLNWIQAYKADEYRTSDYNGRVQVAKYDRKRGNIEAGGTALAVSKETDGELKYLRTYPGGAKYAHVLGYEPVNGTATGLERVENDFLAGTSDQLIVNRLRDMVTGDRTAGGNVLLTLSRQAQDTAYDELRNNNVGATKGAAIAIDPSTGAVQALVSMPSFDPNPLASHDTNEATSAYNELEQAAGRPLRNRALAEVLPPGSTFKIVVAAAALENGIGKETQIPAGSSYTPPTSGEPIRNAAPSICPQAQVTLMTAVTDSCNTGFAKLGVQLGPDVIKEKSRQFGFEQEDLTVGRLGEGGLGVEASRTGSMENPDGGVDPAALAQSSIGQRDVRMTPLQGAMIAAAVAHNGSQMRPYLVRQLLAPDRTTVYDTADPRELRRPVSGQVAADLRDMMVSVVENGTGRNARINGYTVGGKTGTAQSAPDRPDHGWFIGFALDSNGNAVSAVCVVLEEAGSGGSAEAARIAGRIMRAAIAQPGGR; translated from the coding sequence GTGAACGCACCCCTGCGGCGAGTCGGTATCGTCGTCATCGTCCTGTTCGGCCTGCTCTTCGCGAACCTGAACTGGATCCAGGCCTACAAGGCCGACGAGTACCGCACCAGCGACTACAACGGCCGCGTCCAGGTCGCCAAGTACGACCGCAAGCGCGGCAACATCGAGGCCGGCGGCACCGCCCTGGCGGTCAGCAAGGAGACCGACGGCGAGCTGAAGTACCTGCGCACCTACCCGGGCGGTGCGAAGTACGCCCACGTGCTCGGCTACGAGCCGGTCAACGGCACCGCCACCGGCCTGGAGCGCGTCGAGAACGACTTCCTCGCCGGCACCAGCGACCAGCTCATCGTCAACCGGCTGCGGGACATGGTCACCGGCGACCGCACCGCCGGCGGCAACGTGCTGCTCACCCTCTCCCGGCAGGCCCAGGACACCGCGTACGACGAGTTGCGCAACAACAACGTCGGGGCGACCAAGGGTGCGGCGATCGCCATCGACCCGAGTACCGGGGCGGTGCAGGCGCTGGTCTCCATGCCCAGCTTCGACCCGAACCCGCTGGCCAGCCACGACACCAACGAGGCGACCTCGGCGTACAACGAGCTCGAACAGGCCGCCGGACGGCCGCTGCGCAACCGGGCGCTCGCCGAGGTGTTGCCCCCCGGCTCCACCTTCAAGATCGTGGTGGCCGCCGCCGCGCTGGAGAACGGCATCGGAAAGGAGACCCAGATCCCGGCCGGTTCGAGCTACACCCCGCCCACCTCCGGCGAACCGATCCGCAACGCCGCGCCGTCGATCTGCCCCCAGGCCCAGGTCACCCTGATGACCGCGGTCACCGACTCCTGCAACACCGGGTTCGCCAAGCTCGGCGTGCAGCTCGGGCCGGACGTGATCAAGGAGAAGTCCCGGCAGTTCGGGTTCGAGCAGGAGGATCTGACCGTCGGCCGGCTCGGCGAGGGCGGTCTGGGGGTGGAGGCCAGCCGGACCGGCAGCATGGAGAACCCGGACGGCGGTGTGGACCCGGCGGCGCTGGCCCAGTCCTCCATCGGGCAACGCGACGTGCGGATGACCCCGTTGCAGGGCGCCATGATCGCCGCGGCGGTGGCCCACAACGGCAGCCAGATGCGGCCGTACCTGGTGCGCCAGCTGCTGGCACCGGACCGCACCACCGTCTACGACACCGCGGACCCGCGCGAGCTGCGCCGGCCGGTCAGCGGCCAGGTCGCCGCCGACCTGCGGGACATGATGGTCAGCGTGGTCGAGAACGGCACCGGGCGCAACGCGCGGATCAACGGCTACACCGTCGGCGGCAAGACCGGCACCGCACAGTCCGCGCCCGACCGGCCCGACCACGGCTGGTTCATCGGCTTCGCGCTCGACTCCAACGGCAACGCGGTCTCGGCCGTCTGCGTCGTCCTGGAGGAGGCCGGCAGCGGCGGCAGCGCCGAGGCCGCCCGGATCGCCGGCCGGATCATGCGGGCCGCCATCGCCCAGCCCGGGGGGCGCTGA
- the pknB gene encoding Stk1 family PASTA domain-containing Ser/Thr kinase has product MTAQARLLGGRYQVGELLGYGGMAEVHRGRDLRLGRDVAIKMLRADLARDATFQMRFRREAQNAASLNHPAIVAVYDTGEEQAPTGETLPFIVMEFVNGRTLKEVLGAEGRLQPRRALEICADIGAALDFSHRHGIIHRDIKPGNVMLTQTGQVKVMDFGIARALASGATTMTQTSAVIGTAQYLSPEQARGEAVDARSDVYAAGCVLFELLCGHPPFVGDSPVSVAYQHVREAPPTPSDLNPDVNPAVDAIVLKALSKNPLNRYQSAGEMRADLLRAAAGRPVLATPVMREDETVAMAAAGGAGYPSAGGTQTRQIPARVGDPRQRKASSWLIAMFAALGVLAVIALVAALLLNEQPPEDAPVPTVTGLSQDAAFAQIERDGFTPALGDPVFTSDCREGTVTNQTPAAGERAEPNSAVTVQVCGGKPKVTIPTGLVGSTRESAETRLDELKLTVEVEEKDSGEPAGQVLEVNPPSGEKVAEGSEVTLTVSRGNVVAVPDVEGLTEADAKRQLDSAGFEAVVEIGPEVPANEAGRVVDQNPNADTPRTKGSKVTIVVSVEEPEEEPDPSTQTPPPTGDPTTPPPDGDDDG; this is encoded by the coding sequence ATGACAGCGCAGGCCCGCCTGCTCGGTGGCAGGTACCAGGTCGGCGAGCTGCTCGGCTATGGCGGAATGGCCGAGGTGCATCGCGGTCGTGACCTGCGACTCGGCCGGGACGTCGCGATCAAGATGCTCCGGGCCGACCTGGCCCGGGACGCCACCTTCCAGATGCGCTTCCGGCGGGAGGCGCAGAACGCCGCCTCGCTCAACCACCCGGCCATCGTCGCCGTCTACGACACCGGTGAGGAGCAGGCGCCGACCGGCGAGACCCTTCCGTTCATCGTGATGGAGTTCGTGAACGGGCGGACCTTGAAGGAGGTCCTGGGCGCCGAGGGTCGGTTGCAGCCCCGCCGAGCGCTGGAGATCTGTGCCGACATCGGCGCCGCGCTGGATTTCAGCCACCGGCACGGCATCATCCACCGCGACATCAAGCCCGGCAACGTGATGCTCACCCAGACCGGCCAGGTCAAGGTGATGGACTTCGGCATCGCGCGGGCCCTGGCCAGCGGTGCCACCACGATGACGCAGACCAGCGCGGTCATCGGCACCGCCCAATATCTGTCCCCCGAGCAGGCCCGCGGCGAGGCGGTCGACGCCCGCTCCGACGTGTACGCCGCCGGCTGTGTGCTCTTCGAGCTGCTCTGCGGGCATCCACCGTTCGTCGGCGACAGTCCGGTCAGCGTCGCGTACCAGCACGTCCGGGAGGCCCCGCCGACGCCGAGCGACCTCAACCCGGACGTCAACCCCGCGGTCGACGCGATCGTGCTCAAGGCGCTGTCGAAGAACCCGCTCAACCGCTACCAGAGCGCCGGCGAGATGCGGGCGGATCTGCTCCGCGCGGCGGCCGGCCGGCCGGTGCTGGCGACCCCGGTGATGCGCGAGGACGAGACCGTGGCGATGGCCGCGGCCGGCGGCGCGGGCTACCCGTCCGCGGGGGGGACGCAGACCCGGCAGATCCCGGCCCGGGTGGGCGACCCGCGCCAGCGCAAGGCTTCGTCCTGGCTGATCGCGATGTTCGCCGCGCTCGGCGTGCTCGCGGTGATCGCCCTGGTCGCCGCCCTGCTGCTGAACGAGCAGCCACCCGAGGACGCTCCGGTGCCGACGGTCACCGGGCTGAGCCAGGACGCCGCGTTCGCCCAGATCGAGCGGGACGGCTTCACACCCGCGCTCGGCGATCCGGTCTTCACCTCGGACTGCCGCGAGGGCACGGTGACCAACCAGACCCCGGCCGCCGGGGAGCGGGCCGAGCCGAACAGCGCGGTGACCGTGCAGGTCTGCGGCGGCAAGCCCAAGGTGACCATCCCGACCGGCCTGGTCGGCAGCACCCGGGAGAGCGCCGAGACCCGCCTCGATGAACTCAAGCTCACCGTCGAGGTCGAAGAGAAGGACAGCGGGGAGCCGGCGGGTCAGGTGCTGGAGGTCAACCCGCCCTCCGGCGAGAAGGTGGCGGAGGGCAGCGAGGTCACCCTCACCGTCTCCCGTGGCAATGTCGTGGCCGTGCCGGACGTGGAGGGCCTCACCGAGGCGGACGCGAAGCGGCAACTGGACAGCGCCGGCTTCGAGGCCGTTGTGGAGATCGGCCCCGAGGTGCCCGCGAACGAGGCCGGCCGGGTGGTGGACCAGAACCCGAACGCCGACACTCCGCGCACCAAGGGCAGCAAGGTGACGATCGTCGTGTCGGTCGAGGAGCCGGAGGAAGAACCGGATCCGTCGACCCAGACGCCGCCGCCGACCGGAGACCCGACGACCCCGCCGCCCGACGGCGATGACGACGGCTGA
- a CDS encoding NlpC/P60 family protein, giving the protein MPGRSTAAPRLRWYRCTRRPLAALAAIAVILTGGATAARADPTVADIERQIDEDWNRLEPVIERHNATRQDLAVHRRTADALTARIAPLQRQVDEAMDRVGALAARAYRGEQVRAVNTLLGSRSPGEVVEQLGLLDRYARYQQQDVRHASELRDELAAARAGLDRTIDELARAEAELADRRRQIDAEIDRLQRVRLRAYDKGAGGPLRPAPCPASYPGGPAGAAVTFACAQIGKPYSWGAEGPNAYDCSGLTLAAWARAGVALPHNAARQRRVTASVSRGALRAGDLVFYYRDLHHIGMYVGGGWVVHASRAGQPVKMKQLDSSPVHSFGRPG; this is encoded by the coding sequence ATGCCCGGCCGATCGACGGCTGCACCGCGTCTTCGCTGGTACCGCTGCACCAGACGCCCCCTGGCCGCGCTGGCCGCGATCGCCGTGATCCTGACCGGCGGTGCGACAGCGGCCCGGGCCGACCCGACGGTCGCCGACATCGAGCGCCAGATCGACGAGGACTGGAACCGGCTCGAACCCGTCATCGAACGGCACAACGCCACCCGGCAGGACCTGGCCGTCCACCGGCGGACGGCCGACGCCCTGACCGCCCGGATCGCGCCGCTGCAACGTCAGGTGGACGAGGCGATGGACCGGGTCGGTGCGCTGGCCGCCCGGGCGTACAGGGGTGAACAGGTGCGCGCCGTCAACACCCTGCTGGGCAGCCGGTCGCCGGGCGAGGTCGTCGAGCAGCTCGGCCTGCTCGACCGGTACGCCCGTTACCAGCAGCAGGACGTGCGGCACGCGAGCGAACTGCGTGACGAACTCGCCGCCGCCCGGGCCGGGCTGGACCGCACCATCGACGAGTTGGCCCGCGCCGAGGCCGAACTCGCGGATCGGCGCCGGCAGATCGACGCCGAGATCGACCGGTTGCAGCGGGTGCGGCTGCGGGCGTACGACAAGGGAGCCGGCGGCCCACTGCGGCCGGCGCCCTGCCCGGCCAGTTACCCGGGCGGGCCGGCCGGAGCGGCGGTGACCTTCGCCTGCGCCCAGATCGGCAAGCCGTACTCGTGGGGCGCCGAGGGGCCGAACGCCTACGACTGCTCCGGGTTGACCCTGGCGGCGTGGGCGCGGGCCGGAGTGGCGCTGCCGCACAACGCGGCGCGGCAGCGCCGGGTCACCGCGTCGGTCAGCCGGGGTGCGCTGCGCGCCGGGGATCTCGTCTTCTACTACCGGGATCTGCACCATATCGGCATGTACGTCGGCGGTGGCTGGGTGGTGCACGCCTCCCGCGCCGGCCAGCCGGTGAAGATGAAGCAGCTGGACAGCAGCCCCGTGCACAGCTTCGGCCGGCCCGGCTGA
- a CDS encoding cell division protein CrgA, translating to MPKSQVRKKKVYTPPTDVRPTATAATRKPSPMWLPVSAVSLIVFGIGWLVVYYLSEQEYPVMELGYWNLAVGFGAMVASLILLSRWR from the coding sequence GTGCCAAAGTCTCAGGTCCGCAAGAAGAAGGTGTACACCCCGCCGACGGACGTCCGCCCCACGGCGACAGCGGCGACGCGCAAGCCCAGCCCGATGTGGCTGCCGGTGTCGGCAGTGTCGTTGATCGTCTTCGGCATCGGCTGGCTGGTGGTCTACTACCTCTCCGAGCAGGAGTACCCAGTCATGGAGCTGGGTTACTGGAACCTGGCGGTGGGCTTCGGGGCGATGGTCGCCTCGCTGATCCTGCTCTCCCGCTGGCGCTGA
- a CDS encoding DUF881 domain-containing protein, with translation MEYTSGAASWQKALRRLVAGLLPRRPQQRQPGWSVGVPLIALAAGLLFTTAATTAGGTALREDRRPQLTELIEDRRAQVAANEERAATLRGEVESRTADLADSDGPIKKQQERADASRGAAGFTALTGPGLIVELDDAPQLGSLPEGATNDDLVVHQGDVQAVVNALWAGGAEAMSIMNVRVLTTSAVRCVGNTLLLHGRVYSPPFKIVAIGDPAALRQALAVSEGVRWFRDAVDNYQLGYSEEASTVTVPAFEDSTTLRSATVPQ, from the coding sequence GTGGAGTACACATCCGGCGCCGCGTCGTGGCAGAAGGCGCTGCGACGACTCGTCGCCGGGTTGCTGCCCCGCCGGCCGCAACAGCGGCAGCCGGGCTGGTCCGTCGGCGTACCGTTGATCGCTCTCGCCGCCGGCCTGCTCTTCACCACCGCGGCGACCACCGCCGGCGGCACCGCGCTGCGTGAGGACCGGCGACCCCAGCTCACCGAGCTCATCGAGGACCGCCGCGCCCAGGTGGCGGCGAACGAGGAACGGGCCGCGACGCTGCGCGGAGAGGTCGAGAGCCGCACGGCCGACCTGGCCGACTCCGACGGCCCGATCAAGAAGCAGCAGGAGCGCGCCGACGCCAGCCGGGGGGCGGCCGGCTTCACCGCCCTCACCGGCCCCGGCCTGATCGTCGAGCTCGACGACGCGCCGCAGCTCGGCAGCCTGCCGGAGGGTGCGACCAACGACGACCTGGTCGTCCACCAGGGCGATGTCCAGGCGGTGGTCAACGCCCTGTGGGCCGGCGGCGCCGAGGCGATGTCAATCATGAACGTCCGCGTACTGACGACCAGCGCGGTACGCTGCGTGGGTAACACCCTGCTGCTGCACGGCCGGGTGTACTCCCCACCTTTCAAGATCGTTGCAATTGGCGATCCCGCCGCGCTCCGGCAGGCCCTCGCCGTTTCCGAGGGAGTCCGGTGGTTCAGGGACGCGGTCGACAACTACCAGCTCGGCTACTCCGAGGAAGCCTCGACCGTCACCGTGCCCGCATTCGAGGACTCCACCACTCTGCGATCGGCGACCGTGCCGCAGTGA
- a CDS encoding (Fe-S)-binding protein — MGSVQIVTTILAAAITAVAVWLAVRAVIRMAAVIRLGRPDPTRFGDKGSRTTTMLAETAGHTRMLRWSVVGAAHWFVMVGFIVLSLLVLEAYFEVVSPTGGLPLIGGWALYGLVTEAIGILGVVGIVVLIAIRLANRPNRAGRRSRFTGSTMWQGYFVEAVVLAVLIMGFLIRGFKVATDHFEYPTWATPLSHAVGSVLPGWESGVSVAALIKISISMAWVIVIALNVTMGVAWHRFLAFPNIFFKREPGAAGSGLGALRPMMSDGKPLDFEEADPDSDQFGVAHVEQFTWKGLLDFSTCTECGRCQSQCPAWNTGKPLSPKLLVLSLRDHAYAKAPYLLAGGGKDLTGEEKATAAQLAHVDVLALAEAEKPLIGDAEAGGVIDPDVLWSCTTCGACVEQCPVDIEHVDHIVDMRRYQVLIESNFPSEAGVMLRNLENKGNPWGAPQNTREDWTKGLDFEVPRVGEVEDFEYLFWVGCAGAFEDRAKKTTRAVATLLHEAGVSFAILGEGETCSGDPARRIGNEFVFQMLAQQNVETLNEAFEGRERSKRKIVATCPHCFNTLGNEYGQLGGEFEVVHHTQLLAHLVATGRLTPVQPVDGGVTYHDPCYLGRHNRVFTPPREVLGSAIQGELTEMPRNSERSFCCGAGGARMWMEERIGKRINVDRVEEAMSTGARTVAVGCPFCSTMLNDGVNGKDAGEQVEVVDVASVLLRSVRPEQATGTEEAASVAG, encoded by the coding sequence ATGGGCAGCGTCCAGATCGTCACCACGATCCTCGCGGCCGCCATCACCGCCGTGGCGGTGTGGCTTGCGGTACGCGCGGTCATCCGGATGGCGGCCGTGATCCGGCTGGGTCGGCCCGACCCGACCCGGTTCGGCGACAAGGGCAGCCGTACGACGACCATGCTCGCGGAGACGGCCGGGCACACCCGGATGCTCCGCTGGAGCGTGGTGGGGGCGGCGCACTGGTTCGTGATGGTCGGCTTCATCGTGCTGTCGCTGCTGGTGCTGGAGGCGTACTTCGAGGTGGTCTCGCCGACCGGCGGGCTGCCGCTGATCGGCGGCTGGGCGCTCTACGGACTGGTCACCGAGGCGATCGGCATCCTCGGCGTGGTCGGCATCGTGGTGCTCATCGCGATCCGGTTGGCCAACCGGCCGAACCGGGCCGGTCGCCGCTCACGGTTCACCGGCTCCACGATGTGGCAGGGCTACTTCGTCGAGGCGGTCGTCCTCGCCGTGCTGATCATGGGCTTCCTGATCCGCGGCTTCAAGGTGGCCACCGACCACTTCGAGTATCCGACCTGGGCCACGCCGCTGAGCCACGCGGTCGGCTCGGTGCTGCCGGGCTGGGAGTCCGGCGTCAGCGTCGCCGCCCTCATCAAGATCTCGATCTCGATGGCCTGGGTCATCGTGATCGCGCTGAACGTCACGATGGGTGTCGCGTGGCACCGCTTCCTCGCCTTCCCCAACATCTTCTTCAAGCGGGAGCCGGGGGCGGCCGGCTCCGGTCTCGGCGCGCTGCGGCCGATGATGAGCGACGGCAAGCCGCTCGACTTCGAGGAGGCCGACCCGGATTCCGATCAGTTCGGCGTGGCGCACGTCGAGCAGTTCACCTGGAAGGGCCTGCTGGATTTCAGCACCTGCACCGAGTGTGGCCGCTGCCAGTCGCAGTGCCCGGCGTGGAACACCGGCAAGCCGCTGTCGCCGAAGCTGCTGGTGCTCAGCCTGCGGGATCACGCCTACGCAAAGGCGCCCTACCTGCTGGCCGGTGGTGGCAAGGACCTCACCGGCGAGGAGAAGGCGACCGCCGCGCAGCTTGCCCACGTCGACGTGCTGGCGCTCGCCGAGGCGGAGAAGCCGCTGATCGGCGACGCCGAGGCCGGTGGGGTGATCGACCCCGACGTGCTCTGGTCGTGCACCACCTGCGGTGCCTGCGTGGAGCAGTGCCCGGTGGACATCGAGCACGTCGACCACATCGTCGACATGCGTCGCTACCAGGTGCTCATCGAGTCGAACTTCCCCTCCGAGGCCGGCGTGATGCTGCGCAACCTGGAGAACAAGGGCAACCCGTGGGGGGCCCCGCAGAACACCCGCGAGGACTGGACCAAGGGCCTCGACTTCGAGGTCCCGCGTGTCGGCGAGGTCGAGGACTTCGAGTACCTCTTCTGGGTGGGTTGCGCCGGGGCGTTCGAGGACCGGGCCAAGAAGACCACCCGGGCCGTCGCCACGCTGCTGCACGAGGCGGGCGTGTCGTTCGCCATCCTGGGCGAGGGCGAGACCTGCTCGGGCGACCCGGCGCGGCGCATCGGGAACGAGTTCGTCTTCCAGATGCTCGCCCAGCAGAACGTCGAGACCCTCAACGAGGCGTTCGAGGGCCGCGAGCGGTCCAAGCGCAAGATCGTCGCGACCTGCCCGCACTGCTTCAACACCCTGGGCAACGAGTACGGCCAGCTCGGCGGCGAGTTCGAGGTGGTGCACCACACCCAGTTGCTGGCGCACCTGGTCGCCACCGGCAGGCTCACCCCGGTGCAGCCGGTCGACGGCGGGGTGACGTACCACGACCCGTGCTATCTCGGCCGGCACAACCGGGTCTTCACCCCGCCGCGCGAGGTGCTCGGCAGCGCCATCCAGGGCGAGCTGACCGAGATGCCCCGCAACAGCGAGCGTTCCTTCTGCTGCGGCGCCGGTGGCGCGCGGATGTGGATGGAGGAGCGGATCGGCAAGCGGATCAACGTGGACCGGGTCGAGGAGGCCATGTCCACCGGGGCGAGAACGGTCGCCGTCGGTTGCCCGTTCTGCTCCACGATGCTCAACGACGGCGTGAACGGTAAGGACGCCGGCGAGCAGGTCGAGGTGGTCGATGTGGCGAGCGTCCTGCTCCGCTCCGTCCGGCCCGAACAGGCCACGGGCACCGAGGAGGCCGCGTCGGTGGCCGGCTGA
- a CDS encoding C40 family peptidase, protein MPVATMPLHRHAAGRSRPGGLRRVARRLVVLVAAVAVGAGLLAAPAYAEPSVDEIEAQIDKQWRVLEPTIEQYNKVRSQLKVNRKKSKDLQKKIQPLALEAELAMNRVADLASRYYISGPSQELGALLLNASPDMLGEQMAFLDRLASAERRQLEGVMKIRKKYDDQKAKLDKLIAAQEKQEKDLAAKKKKIDAEIKRLERALPVTTVKTTNCPTINGVVSAAARTAIKTACNQVGKPYVWGATGPNSFDCSGLTQYAYRAAGISLTHFTGAQWNEGKAISRSDARPGDLVFFFSDLHHVGLYLGNNQMVHAARAGKPVNVSSITTMPVAGFRRPG, encoded by the coding sequence CTGCCGGTGGCAACCATGCCCCTCCATCGTCATGCGGCGGGACGATCCCGTCCGGGCGGCCTGCGCAGGGTCGCTCGTCGGCTGGTCGTCCTCGTCGCCGCCGTCGCGGTCGGTGCCGGCCTGCTCGCCGCCCCTGCGTACGCCGAGCCCTCGGTCGACGAGATCGAGGCGCAGATCGACAAGCAGTGGCGGGTGCTGGAGCCCACCATCGAGCAGTACAACAAGGTGCGGTCGCAGCTGAAGGTCAACCGGAAGAAGTCGAAGGACCTCCAGAAGAAGATCCAGCCGCTGGCCCTGGAGGCCGAGCTGGCGATGAACCGGGTGGCCGACCTCGCCTCCCGGTACTACATCAGCGGCCCGTCCCAGGAACTCGGCGCGCTGCTGCTCAACGCCAGTCCGGACATGCTCGGTGAGCAGATGGCATTCCTCGACCGGCTGGCGTCGGCAGAGCGCCGGCAGCTCGAGGGCGTCATGAAGATCCGGAAGAAGTACGACGACCAGAAGGCCAAGCTCGACAAGCTGATCGCTGCCCAGGAGAAGCAGGAGAAGGATCTCGCGGCGAAGAAGAAGAAGATCGACGCCGAGATCAAGCGGCTCGAGCGGGCGCTGCCGGTGACGACGGTGAAGACCACCAACTGCCCGACCATCAACGGCGTGGTCAGCGCGGCGGCCCGGACCGCCATCAAGACCGCGTGCAACCAGGTCGGCAAGCCGTACGTCTGGGGTGCCACCGGGCCGAACTCGTTCGACTGCTCCGGTCTGACCCAGTACGCCTACCGGGCCGCCGGCATCTCACTGACCCACTTCACCGGTGCCCAGTGGAACGAGGGCAAGGCCATCTCCCGCTCCGACGCCCGCCCCGGCGACCTGGTCTTCTTCTTCAGCGACCTGCACCACGTCGGGCTCTATCTGGGCAACAACCAGATGGTGCACGCCGCCCGCGCCGGCAAACCGGTGAACGTCTCGTCCATCACGACCATGCCGGTCGCCGGCTTCCGTCGACCCGGCTGA